Proteins from one Pseudomonas bijieensis genomic window:
- a CDS encoding ABC transporter ATP-binding protein: MSYVSVQHLQKSYAGTPVFSDINCEIGKGEFVTLLGPSGCGKSTLLRCIAGLTAVDAGQIILDGQDIVPLSPQKRGIGMVFQSYALFPNMTVEQNVAFGLRMQKVDASDSHKRVLEILRLVELHDFAARYPHQLSGGQCQRVALARSLVTRPRLLLLDEPLSALDARIRKHLREQIRQIQRELGLTTIFVTHDQEEALTMSDRIFLMNQGKIVQSGDAETLYTAPVDVFAAGFIGNYNLLDADSASRLLQRPVNSRIAIRPEAIELSRDGQADALIRSHSLLGNVIRYRVEARGVELVVDVLNRSAADLHPDGARLSLSIDPSALCEVA; the protein is encoded by the coding sequence ATGAGCTACGTCAGCGTCCAACACCTGCAAAAAAGCTACGCCGGCACCCCGGTGTTCAGCGACATCAACTGCGAAATCGGCAAGGGCGAATTCGTCACCCTCCTCGGCCCTTCCGGTTGCGGCAAGTCCACGCTGTTGCGCTGCATTGCCGGCCTGACTGCGGTGGATGCCGGCCAGATCATCCTGGACGGGCAAGACATCGTCCCATTGAGCCCGCAGAAACGCGGGATCGGCATGGTCTTCCAGAGCTATGCCTTGTTCCCCAACATGACCGTGGAGCAGAACGTCGCCTTCGGCCTGCGCATGCAAAAAGTCGACGCCTCGGACAGCCACAAACGGGTGCTGGAGATCCTGCGCCTGGTGGAGCTGCATGATTTTGCCGCCCGCTATCCCCATCAGCTCTCCGGCGGCCAATGCCAGCGCGTGGCCCTGGCCCGCTCCCTGGTCACCCGTCCGCGTCTGTTGCTGCTGGACGAGCCGCTGTCGGCCCTGGATGCGCGGATTCGCAAGCACCTGCGCGAACAGATCCGACAGATCCAGCGTGAGTTGGGCCTGACCACGATCTTCGTCACGCACGACCAAGAAGAAGCCCTGACCATGTCTGACCGGATTTTCCTGATGAACCAGGGAAAGATCGTACAGAGCGGCGATGCCGAAACCCTTTACACTGCGCCAGTCGATGTCTTTGCCGCCGGCTTCATCGGCAACTACAACCTGCTGGACGCCGACAGCGCCAGCCGGTTGCTGCAGCGCCCGGTGAACAGTCGGATCGCCATCCGCCCGGAAGCCATCGAGCTGAGCCGCGACGGCCAGGCCGATGCGCTGATCCGCAGCCACAGCCTGCTGGGCAACGTGATTCGCTACCGGGTCGAGGCCCGTGGCGTGGAGCTGGTGGTGGATGTGCTCAATCGCTCGGCCGCCGACCTGCACCCCGATGGCGCACGCCTGTCACTTTCCATCGATCCGTCAGCGTTGTGTGAGGTAGCCTGA
- a CDS encoding ABC transporter permease codes for MSRAEPGSVGLYHRVVVYLLFAILLLPLAGTLVYSIASSWSATVLPSGFTFKWYVQLWSDPRFLHAFGQSLIVCVGALVLSVVLILPLLFVVHYHFPKLDALMNILILLPFAVPPVVSSVGLLQLYGSGPLAMVGTPWILIGCYFTVALPFMYRAITNNLQAINLRDLMDAAQLLGASTFQAAFLVVLPNLRKGLMVALLLSFSFLFGEFVFANILVGTRYETLQVYLNNMRNSSGHFTSALVISYFFFVLVLTWAANILNKDKSQ; via the coding sequence ATGTCTCGCGCTGAACCGGGCTCCGTCGGGCTCTATCATCGAGTGGTGGTGTACCTGCTGTTCGCCATCCTGCTGCTGCCCCTGGCCGGCACGCTCGTCTACTCCATCGCCAGCAGTTGGTCGGCCACTGTGCTGCCCAGCGGTTTCACCTTCAAATGGTATGTGCAGTTGTGGAGCGATCCGCGCTTTCTCCACGCCTTCGGTCAATCGCTGATCGTCTGCGTCGGTGCGCTGGTGCTCTCAGTGGTGTTGATCCTGCCGCTGCTGTTCGTGGTGCATTACCACTTCCCCAAACTCGACGCGCTGATGAACATCCTCATCCTGCTGCCCTTCGCAGTGCCGCCGGTGGTGTCGTCGGTGGGGCTGCTGCAACTCTATGGCTCCGGGCCATTGGCGATGGTGGGCACGCCGTGGATCCTGATCGGCTGCTACTTCACCGTCGCCCTGCCGTTCATGTACCGAGCGATCACCAACAACCTGCAAGCGATCAACCTGCGCGACCTGATGGACGCCGCCCAACTGCTTGGCGCCAGCACCTTCCAGGCGGCATTCCTGGTGGTGCTGCCCAACCTGCGCAAGGGCCTGATGGTGGCGTTGCTGCTGTCCTTCTCGTTCCTGTTCGGTGAGTTCGTGTTTGCCAACATCCTCGTCGGCACCCGCTATGAAACCCTGCAGGTGTACCTGAACAACATGCGCAACAGCAGCGGCCACTTCACCAGTGCCCTGGTGATTTCCTACTTCTTCTTCGTACTGGTCCTGACCTGGGCGGCCAACATCTTGAACAAGGACAAAAGCCAATGA
- a CDS encoding ABC transporter permease, translated as MTRGKWLAALCLVPFAIFFIVFQIAPLLWVLVNSLESEEFGWGLANFSKIFSSKFYLQAIQHSLEISFWSSVFGIVIAVLGSYSLRRVDSRLRNFVNAFANMTSNFAGVPLAFAFIILLGFNGSITIMLKQAGIIEDFNLYSKTGLIILYTYFQIPLGVLLLYPAFDALREDWRESAELLGASGWQFWRHIGLPVLTPALLGTFVILLANALGAYATVYALTTGNFNVLPIRIAAMVSGDISLDPNLASALAVVLVALMTLVTIVHQLLLKRSYHVSR; from the coding sequence ATGACGCGCGGCAAATGGCTGGCAGCGTTGTGCCTGGTGCCCTTCGCGATTTTCTTCATCGTATTCCAGATCGCTCCGTTGCTCTGGGTGCTGGTCAACAGCCTGGAATCGGAAGAGTTCGGTTGGGGGCTGGCCAACTTCAGCAAGATCTTCAGTTCCAAGTTCTACCTGCAGGCGATCCAGCACAGCCTGGAGATCAGCTTCTGGTCCAGCGTGTTCGGTATCGTCATCGCGGTGCTCGGCAGCTATTCCCTGCGCCGGGTGGATTCGCGGTTGCGCAACTTCGTCAACGCCTTCGCCAACATGACCAGCAACTTCGCCGGCGTGCCCCTGGCCTTCGCCTTCATCATCTTGCTGGGCTTCAACGGCAGCATCACCATCATGCTCAAGCAGGCGGGAATCATCGAGGATTTCAACCTGTACTCGAAAACCGGGCTGATCATTCTCTACACCTACTTCCAGATCCCCCTGGGCGTGCTGTTGCTCTATCCGGCCTTCGACGCATTGCGCGAAGACTGGCGCGAATCCGCCGAACTGCTGGGTGCCAGCGGCTGGCAGTTCTGGCGGCACATCGGCTTGCCGGTGCTGACCCCGGCGCTGCTGGGCACATTCGTGATCCTGCTGGCCAACGCCCTCGGCGCCTATGCCACGGTCTATGCGCTGACCACGGGTAACTTCAACGTCTTGCCGATTCGCATCGCCGCCATGGTCTCCGGTGACATCTCCCTCGACCCGAACCTGGCCAGTGCCCTGGCCGTGGTGCTGGTGGCGCTGATGACCCTGGTGACCATCGTCCATCAGTTGCTGCTCAAGAGGAGCTACCATGTCTCGCGCTGA
- a CDS encoding alkaline phosphatase family protein, protein MKHNVILVMLDGLNYEVARHAMGHLQAYVGAGRAALYKLECELPALSRPLYECILTGVVPIDSGIVHNNVSRLSNQRSIFHYATQAGLSTAAAAYHWVSELYNVSPFVAGRDRHTDNPDLPIQYGHFYWNDHYPDSHLFADADHLRQRYLPNFLLVHPMNIDDAGHKHGLDTPQYRNSARSADINLAVYLQAWLDAGYQVLVTSDHGMNNDRSHNGLLAEEREVPLFVLGDGFSLDLAAAPRQTELCGTICQLLGVAHDKPYCQELLK, encoded by the coding sequence ATGAAGCACAACGTCATCCTGGTGATGCTCGACGGCCTCAACTACGAAGTCGCCCGGCATGCCATGGGGCATTTGCAGGCTTACGTCGGCGCAGGACGCGCGGCCCTCTACAAACTGGAATGTGAGTTGCCCGCCCTGTCCCGCCCGCTCTACGAATGCATCCTCACCGGCGTCGTGCCCATCGACAGCGGAATCGTGCACAACAACGTCTCGCGCCTGTCGAACCAGCGCAGCATTTTCCACTACGCCACCCAGGCCGGCCTGAGCACGGCGGCCGCGGCGTATCACTGGGTCAGCGAGCTCTACAACGTTTCGCCCTTCGTGGCCGGACGTGATCGTCACACCGACAATCCCGACTTGCCGATTCAATACGGACATTTCTATTGGAATGACCACTACCCCGATTCCCACTTGTTCGCCGATGCTGATCACCTGCGCCAGCGCTACCTGCCGAACTTTTTGCTGGTGCACCCGATGAACATCGACGATGCCGGCCACAAGCACGGCCTCGACACCCCGCAATACCGCAACAGCGCGCGCTCGGCCGACATCAACCTGGCGGTCTACCTGCAGGCCTGGCTCGACGCCGGCTACCAGGTGCTGGTGACCTCCGACCACGGCATGAACAACGACCGCTCCCACAACGGCCTGCTGGCCGAAGAACGGGAAGTGCCGCTGTTTGTCCTCGGTGACGGCTTCAGCCTCGACCTCGCAGCCGCGCCCCGGCAGACCGAACTGTGCGGCACCATCTGCCAGTTGCTCGGCGTTGCCCACGACAAACCCTATTGCCAGGAGTTACTCAAGTGA
- a CDS encoding ABC transporter substrate-binding protein, with translation MKQLFLASLLGSTIAMCTAAMAADTDLKTLEAAAKAEGAVNSVGMPDDWANWKGTWDDLAKIYGLKHIDTDMSSAQEIAKFAAEKDNASADIGDVGAAFGPIAVKQGVVQPYKPSTWEQVPAWAKDKDGNWALAYTGTIAFIINKKLLHGSEAPTKWADLKTGKYKVSIGDVSTAAQAANGVLAAALANGGDEKNLQPALLMFAEIAKQGRLSMANPTIATMEKGEVEVGVVWDFNGLSYKAKMANPDDYVVLIPSDGSVISGYTTIINKYAKHPNAAKLAREYIFSDAGQINLAKGNARPIRAEHLKLPEEVQAKLLPNEQYKGVTPIKDADAWEKTSKALPQKWQEEVIINMQ, from the coding sequence ATGAAACAGCTTTTCCTGGCATCACTGTTAGGCTCGACCATTGCCATGTGCACCGCCGCCATGGCCGCTGACACCGATCTGAAAACGTTGGAAGCCGCTGCGAAAGCGGAAGGCGCCGTGAACAGCGTCGGCATGCCCGATGACTGGGCAAACTGGAAAGGCACCTGGGACGACCTGGCCAAGATCTATGGCTTGAAACACATCGACACCGACATGAGCTCGGCCCAGGAAATCGCCAAGTTCGCCGCCGAGAAAGACAACGCCAGCGCCGACATCGGCGACGTCGGCGCGGCTTTCGGCCCGATCGCAGTCAAGCAAGGCGTGGTCCAGCCCTACAAGCCAAGCACCTGGGAACAGGTTCCAGCCTGGGCCAAGGACAAGGATGGCAACTGGGCATTGGCCTACACCGGCACCATCGCTTTCATCATCAACAAGAAACTGCTGCACGGTTCCGAAGCACCGACCAAATGGGCTGACCTGAAAACCGGCAAGTACAAAGTCTCCATCGGTGACGTGAGCACCGCCGCCCAGGCCGCCAACGGCGTACTGGCCGCGGCCCTGGCCAACGGCGGCGATGAGAAGAACCTCCAGCCGGCGCTGTTGATGTTTGCCGAGATCGCCAAGCAAGGGCGCCTGTCCATGGCCAACCCGACCATCGCCACCATGGAAAAAGGTGAAGTGGAAGTCGGCGTGGTCTGGGACTTCAACGGCCTGAGCTACAAGGCCAAGATGGCCAACCCGGATGATTACGTCGTGTTGATCCCGTCCGACGGCTCGGTCATCTCCGGCTACACCACCATCATCAACAAATACGCCAAGCACCCGAACGCCGCGAAGCTGGCCCGCGAATACATCTTCAGCGACGCCGGCCAGATCAACCTGGCCAAGGGCAACGCCCGTCCGATCCGCGCCGAGCACCTGAAACTGCCGGAAGAGGTCCAGGCCAAGCTGCTGCCGAACGAGCAGTACAAGGGCGTGACCCCGATCAAGGATGCGGATGCGTGGGAGAAGACCTCCAAGGCTCTGCCGCAGAAATGGCAGGAAGAAGTGATCATCAATATGCAGTGA
- a CDS encoding UTRA domain-containing protein, whose amino-acid sequence MRIDATKAVTAIGQVLQEQLDHGLLAPGSKLPAERKLSELFGTTRITVREALLQLEAQGQIYREERRGWFVSPPRLAYNLMQRSHFHAMVAAQGRVPSTQVISARLQPASAAVCAWLQLPALSSVIQICRVRRIDERLVLYVEHYLNPQYFPDILGFDLNQSITELYARHYDLHYGRVKFEIVPTSLQPEAAAALKVSVGSPGLRIARVNYDQHQRLIDCDLEFWRHDAIHVGVDVPEQSVPEQSPGA is encoded by the coding sequence ATGCGCATCGATGCAACCAAAGCGGTGACAGCCATCGGACAGGTCCTGCAGGAGCAGCTCGACCACGGGTTGCTGGCGCCCGGCAGCAAGTTGCCGGCCGAGCGCAAGCTCAGTGAATTGTTCGGGACCACACGGATTACCGTGCGCGAGGCTTTGTTGCAGCTCGAAGCCCAGGGACAGATTTATCGGGAGGAGCGCCGCGGCTGGTTCGTCTCACCACCCCGCCTGGCCTACAACCTGATGCAGCGCAGCCATTTCCACGCCATGGTCGCGGCCCAGGGGCGTGTGCCTTCTACCCAAGTGATTTCTGCGCGTCTGCAACCGGCCTCGGCGGCGGTGTGTGCCTGGTTGCAGTTGCCGGCGCTGTCCAGTGTGATCCAGATCTGCCGCGTGCGGCGTATCGACGAGCGGCTGGTGCTGTACGTCGAGCACTACCTCAACCCGCAGTACTTTCCGGACATCCTCGGGTTCGATCTCAACCAGTCCATCACCGAGCTGTATGCCCGTCATTACGACCTGCATTACGGCCGGGTGAAGTTTGAAATCGTGCCCACCTCTCTACAGCCGGAAGCGGCTGCGGCGTTGAAGGTTTCGGTGGGCAGCCCCGGGCTTCGGATTGCACGGGTCAACTATGACCAGCACCAGCGGCTGATCGATTGTGACCTGGAGTTCTGGCGACACGATGCGATCCATGTCGGTGTGGATGTGCCGGAGCAATCTGTGCCGGAGCAATCGCCGGGCGCCTGA
- a CDS encoding M18 family aminopeptidase codes for MRAELNQGLIDFLKASPTPFHATATLAQRLEAAGYQRLDERETWATEANGRYYVTRNDSSIIAFKLGRHSPLHDGIRLVGAHTDSPCLRVKPQPELQRHGFWQLGVEVYGGALLAPWFDRDLSLAGRVTFRRDGKVESQLIDFKAPIATIPNLAIHLNREANQGWAINPQNELPPILAQFAGDERVDFRAVLTDQLAREHGLNADVVLDYELSFYDTQSAAVIGLHGDFIAGARLDNLLSCYAGLQALLNAETEETCVLVCNDHEEVGSCSACGADGPMLEQTLRRLLPEGEEFVRAIQKSLLVSADNAHGVHPNYADKHDANHGPKLNAGPVIKVNSNQRYATNSETAGFFRHLCMAEEVPVQSFVVRSDMGCGSTIGPITASQLGVRTVDIGLPTFAMHSIRELCGSHDLAHLVKVLSAFYASRELP; via the coding sequence ATGCGCGCAGAGTTGAACCAGGGCCTGATCGACTTCCTCAAGGCCTCCCCCACCCCGTTCCATGCCACTGCCACCCTTGCCCAGCGCCTGGAAGCGGCGGGTTATCAGCGTCTTGACGAGCGCGAGACCTGGGCCACCGAAGCCAACGGTCGTTATTACGTCACCCGCAACGACTCCTCTATCATCGCCTTCAAGCTGGGCCGCCATTCACCGCTGCACGACGGTATCCGTCTGGTCGGCGCTCACACCGACAGCCCCTGCCTGCGGGTCAAGCCCCAGCCGGAACTGCAACGCCACGGGTTCTGGCAACTGGGCGTGGAGGTCTACGGCGGTGCACTGCTGGCGCCATGGTTCGACCGCGACCTGTCCCTGGCCGGGCGCGTGACCTTCCGCCGCGACGGCAAGGTCGAAAGCCAGTTGATCGATTTCAAGGCACCGATCGCCACGATTCCGAACCTGGCCATCCACCTCAATCGCGAAGCCAACCAGGGCTGGGCGATCAACCCGCAGAATGAGTTGCCACCGATCCTCGCCCAATTCGCCGGGGACGAGCGCGTTGATTTCCGTGCCGTGCTCACCGACCAACTGGCCCGCGAGCACGGCCTGAACGCCGATGTGGTACTCGATTACGAGTTGAGCTTCTACGACACGCAAAGCGCTGCGGTCATTGGCCTGCACGGCGATTTCATTGCCGGTGCGCGCCTGGACAACCTGCTGTCGTGCTACGCCGGCCTGCAAGCCTTGCTGAACGCCGAAACCGAAGAAACCTGCGTACTGGTGTGCAACGATCACGAGGAGGTCGGCTCGTGCTCGGCCTGTGGCGCCGATGGCCCGATGCTGGAGCAGACCTTGCGTCGCCTGCTGCCGGAAGGTGAAGAGTTCGTACGGGCCATTCAGAAATCCCTGCTGGTTTCGGCGGACAACGCCCACGGCGTGCACCCCAACTATGCCGACAAGCACGACGCCAACCACGGCCCCAAACTCAACGCCGGGCCGGTGATCAAGGTCAACAGCAACCAGCGCTACGCCACCAACAGCGAAACCGCCGGGTTCTTCCGCCACCTGTGCATGGCCGAAGAAGTGCCGGTGCAGAGCTTCGTGGTGCGCAGCGACATGGGCTGCGGCTCGACCATCGGCCCGATCACCGCCAGCCAGCTGGGCGTGCGCACCGTGGACATCGGCCTGCCGACCTTCGCCATGCATTCGATCCGCGAACTGTGCGGCAGCCATGACCTGGCGCACCTGGTGAAGGTGCTGAGCGCGTTCTACGCGTCTCGCGAGCTGCCGTAA
- a CDS encoding RluA family pseudouridine synthase, with protein MPLSNIRIIHQDAAVLVVDKPTLLLSVPGRADDNKDCLITRLQENGYPEARIVHRLDWETSGIILLARDPDTHRELSRQFHDRETEKAYTALCWGQPELDSGTIDLPLRYDPPTKPRHVVDHEHGKHALTFWRVLERCGDWCRVELTPITGRSHQLRVHMLSIGHPLLGDGLYAHPQALAAWPRLCLHASMLSFTHPQSGERLRFECPAPF; from the coding sequence ATGCCCCTGTCCAACATCCGCATCATTCATCAGGACGCCGCTGTCCTGGTGGTCGACAAGCCGACCCTGCTCCTCTCCGTGCCCGGCCGGGCCGACGACAACAAAGACTGCCTGATCACCCGCCTGCAGGAAAACGGCTATCCGGAAGCGCGAATAGTGCACCGACTGGACTGGGAAACCTCCGGCATCATCCTGTTGGCTCGTGACCCGGATACTCATCGCGAACTGTCCCGGCAGTTTCATGATCGCGAAACCGAAAAGGCCTACACGGCGCTGTGCTGGGGCCAACCGGAACTGGACAGCGGCACCATCGACCTGCCCTTGCGCTACGACCCGCCGACCAAACCGCGGCATGTGGTGGACCATGAGCACGGCAAACACGCCCTGACCTTCTGGCGCGTGCTGGAACGTTGTGGCGACTGGTGCCGGGTCGAACTCACGCCGATTACCGGACGCTCGCACCAATTGCGCGTGCACATGCTGTCCATCGGTCACCCGCTGCTGGGTGACGGGCTCTACGCCCACCCGCAGGCCCTCGCCGCCTGGCCACGCCTGTGCCTGCACGCCAGCATGCTGAGCTTCACCCATCCGCAAAGCGGCGAGCGCCTGCGCTTCGAGTGCCCGGCACCGTTCTAA
- the minE gene encoding cell division topological specificity factor MinE — MNLFDFFRANKKPSTASVAKERLQIIVAHERGQRSTPDYLPALQKELVEVIRKYVNIGSDDVHVALESQGSCSILELNITLPDR, encoded by the coding sequence ATGAACCTTTTTGACTTCTTTCGTGCCAACAAAAAGCCCAGTACCGCCTCGGTCGCGAAAGAGCGTCTACAGATCATCGTGGCGCACGAGCGCGGCCAACGCAGTACCCCTGACTACCTGCCGGCCTTGCAGAAGGAACTGGTGGAAGTGATCCGCAAGTACGTCAACATCGGCAGCGATGACGTGCATGTGGCACTGGAAAGCCAGGGCAGCTGCTCGATCCTGGAACTCAACATCACCCTGCCGGATCGCTGA
- the minD gene encoding septum site-determining protein MinD, producing the protein MAKILVVTSGKGGVGKTTTSAAIGTGLALRGHKTVIVDFDVGLRNLDLIMGCERRVVYDFVNVVNGEANLQQALIKDKRLENLYVLAASQTRDKDALTQEGVEKVLMQLKEDFEFVVCDSPAGIEKGAHLAMYFADEAIVVTNPEVSSVRDSDRMLGLLASKSRRAEKGEEPIKEHLLLTRYNPQRVSDGEMLGVEDVKEILAVTLLGVIPESQAVLKASNSGVPVILDDQSDAGQAYSDAVDRLLGKTVEHRFLDVTKKGFFERLFGGR; encoded by the coding sequence TTGGCCAAGATTCTCGTGGTTACATCCGGCAAGGGTGGTGTGGGTAAGACCACCACCAGCGCCGCTATCGGTACCGGCCTCGCTCTGCGCGGCCACAAGACAGTCATCGTCGACTTCGACGTCGGCTTGCGTAACCTCGACCTGATCATGGGTTGCGAGCGTCGCGTGGTCTATGACTTCGTCAACGTGGTCAACGGTGAAGCGAACCTGCAGCAAGCCCTGATCAAGGACAAGCGCCTTGAGAACCTCTACGTGCTGGCCGCCAGTCAGACCCGCGACAAAGACGCGCTGACCCAGGAAGGCGTGGAAAAGGTGCTGATGCAGCTCAAGGAAGACTTCGAGTTCGTGGTCTGCGACTCCCCGGCCGGTATCGAGAAAGGTGCCCACCTGGCCATGTACTTCGCAGACGAAGCGATTGTCGTGACCAACCCGGAAGTCTCGTCGGTCCGTGACTCCGACCGCATGCTGGGCCTGCTGGCGAGCAAATCCCGGCGCGCCGAGAAGGGCGAAGAGCCGATCAAGGAACACTTGCTGTTGACCCGCTACAACCCGCAACGGGTCAGCGATGGCGAAATGCTCGGCGTCGAAGACGTCAAGGAAATCCTCGCCGTTACCCTGCTGGGTGTCATTCCTGAATCCCAAGCGGTACTCAAGGCTTCCAACTCCGGCGTGCCGGTGATTCTCGACGACCAGAGCGATGCCGGCCAGGCGTACAGCGATGCCGTCGATCGCCTGCTGGGCAAGACCGTGGAGCATCGTTTCCTCGATGTAACGAAGAAAGGTTTCTTCGAGCGCCTGTTTGGAGGTAGGTAA
- the minC gene encoding septum site-determining protein MinC → MSQTEPLDQDPVFQLKGSMLAITVLELARNDLESLDRQLAAKVAQAPNFFSNAPLVLALDKLPAGEGSVDLPGLMRVCRQHGLRTLAIRASRIEDIAAAIAVDIPVLPPSGARERVLELNPVEAKKTPEKPPEPTIKPTRVITSPVRGGQQIYAQGGDLVVVSSVSPGAELLADGNIHVYGPMRGRALAGVKGDTKARIFCQQLSAELVSIAGQYKVSEDLRRDPLWGAGVQISLSGDVLNIIRL, encoded by the coding sequence ATGAGCCAAACCGAACCGCTAGACCAAGATCCCGTGTTCCAGCTGAAGGGCAGCATGCTCGCCATTACGGTGCTGGAGCTGGCCCGCAACGACCTGGAAAGCCTTGACCGGCAACTGGCGGCGAAAGTCGCCCAGGCCCCGAATTTCTTCAGCAACGCCCCGCTGGTACTGGCCCTGGACAAGTTGCCGGCTGGCGAAGGCTCGGTGGACCTGCCGGGCCTGATGCGCGTTTGCCGCCAGCACGGCCTGCGTACCCTGGCGATCCGCGCCAGTCGCATCGAAGACATTGCCGCCGCCATCGCCGTGGACATTCCGGTGCTGCCGCCGTCCGGCGCCAGGGAGCGTGTCCTGGAACTGAACCCGGTCGAAGCGAAGAAAACCCCGGAAAAACCACCCGAGCCCACCATCAAGCCAACGCGTGTCATCACCTCGCCAGTGCGCGGCGGGCAGCAGATTTATGCCCAGGGTGGCGATCTGGTCGTAGTGTCCTCGGTCAGCCCGGGGGCGGAACTTCTGGCCGATGGCAACATCCATGTATACGGCCCGATGCGCGGTCGTGCGCTGGCCGGCGTCAAGGGTGATACCAAAGCCAGGATTTTCTGTCAGCAATTGAGCGCTGAGCTGGTTTCCATCGCCGGGCAGTACAAGGTTTCCGAGGATTTGCGTCGCGACCCGTTGTGGGGAGCCGGCGTGCAGATCAGCCTGTCGGGCGACGTGTTGAACATCATTCGGCTTTAA